One genomic window of Etheostoma spectabile isolate EspeVRDwgs_2016 chromosome 7, UIUC_Espe_1.0, whole genome shotgun sequence includes the following:
- the chrna4b gene encoding neuronal acetylcholine receptor subunit alpha-2: MDLYKCLSILVFGLPPQVCFQVAPRAHAEERLLHDLFVHYNKLSRPVENTSDTVLVHFGLSIAQLIDVDEKNQMMTTNVWVKQEWNDYKLRWNPEEYENVTSIRIPSEIIWRPDIVLYNNADGDFAVTHLTKAHLFYDGQIKWMPPAIYKSSCSIDVTFFPFDQQSCKMKFGSWTYDRAKIDLISMASDVDQMDYWESGEWVIVNAVGKYNTKKYECCTEIYADITYYFIIRRLPLFYTINLIIPCLLISCLTVLVFYLPSQCGEKITLCISVLLSLTVFLLLITEIIPSTSLVIPLIGEYLLFTMVFVTLSIIITVFVLNVHHRSPQTHGMPHWVRRVFLDMVPRVLFMKRPPGTAKQNCKKLIEMLHRPTTISATGNSQAFWTGLETGLRQMGQVENTFPKTPPDSPSILVCSPSPLSSPLENRSEDDQAVKANIFCSSASGRYSVLSEKQPLQAHNSAASSTSQLSLAPTLPLGPLCSLSTEEPSTLAPNGRSLSAEQMCDQQKELPQRAGHRCRSSSFQYCCLHDEGPRLMAIAGWVKKQSPTDHLAETLTVESTKNQSTQQGTLVSTISPAMQRAIEGVQYVADHLRAEDADFSVKEDWKYVAMVIDRIFLWMFVLVCILGSVGLFLPPWLAGMI, from the exons ATGGATTTATACAAATGTTTGAGCATACTTGTCTTCGGTCTTCCTCCACAAG TTTGTTTCCAAGTTGCACCTCGTGCCCACGCTGAAGAGAGGCTGCTCCATGATCTGTTCGTACATTACAATAAGCTCTCCCGGCCTGTGGAAAACACCTCGGACACAGTGCTAGTCCACTTTGGACTGTCTATTGCCCAGCTTATTGATGTG GATGAGAAGAACCAGATGATGACCACAAACGTCTGGGTCAAGCAA GAATGGAACGATTACAAACTCCGCTGGAACCCGGAAGAATACGAAAATGTCACTTCCATCCGTATTCCCTCAGAGATTATCTGGAGGCCCGACATCGTTCTCTACAACAA CGCTGATGGCGACTTCGCGGTTACTCACCTCACTAAGGCACATCTGTTCTATGACGGTCAAATAAAATGGATGCCACCGGCCATTTACAAGTCTTCATGCAGCATAGATGTCACCTTTTTTCCCTTTGACCAGCAAAGCTGCAAGATGAAGTTTGGCTCGTGGACCTATGACCGCGCCAAAATTGATCTGATCAGCATGGCCAGTGATGTGGACCAGATGGACTACTGGGAGAGCGGCGAGTGGGTCATTGTCAATGCGGTGGGCAAGTACAATACCAAAAAGTATGAGTGCTGCACAGAGATCTACGCAGACATCACTTACTACTTCATCATCCGGAGGCTTCCGTTGTTCTACACCATTAACCTCATCATTCCCTGTCTTCTTATCTCCTGTTTGACTGTGTTGGTGTTTTATTTGCCATcgcaatgtggagagaagatcaccTTGTGTATCTCAGTGTTACTGTCCCTAACGGTATTCCTCCTGTTGATCACAGAGATTATACCATCTACATCACTGGTTATTCCACTAATTGGTGAATATCTGCTGTTCACCATGGTCTTTGTCACCCTTTCCATCATAATTACTGTCTTTGTGCTGAATGTACATCACCGATCACCACAAACCCATGGCATGCCTCACTGGGTGCGGAGAGTATTTTTGGACATGGTGCCTCGAGTCCTCTTCATGAAGCGTCCACCAGGCACAGCCAAGCAGAACTGCAAAAAGCTTATCGAGATGTTGCACCGTCCTACCACCATATCTGCAACAGGCAACTCACAAGCCTTTTGGACAGGGTTAGAGACAGGGTTGAGACAGATGGGGCAGGTAGAGAATACATTCCCAAAGACTCCACCCGACAGTCCAAGCATCCTTGTCTGCTCCCCTTCACCTCTGTCTTCCCCTCTTGAAAACCGCAGCGAAGATGATCAGGCAGTAAAGGCCAACATTTTCTGCAGTTCTGCATCTGGTCGATATTCAGTTCTCTCCGAGAAACAGCCTCTTCAGGCCCACAATTCTGCAGCCTCGTCTACTTCCCAATTGTCCTTGGCCCCGACATTGCCACTGGGACCACTCTGCAGCCTATCGACAGAAGAACCCAGTACACTGGCCCCAAATGGCCGATCTCTCAGCGCAGAGCAAATGTGTGACCAACAGAAGGAGCTTCCTCAGAGAGCTGGGCATCGATGTCGCTCCAGCAGCTTCCAGTACTGCTGTCTGCATGATGAAGGGCCTCGGCTCATGGCAATTGCAGGGTGGGTGAAGAAACAAAGCCCTACAGATCACTTAGCAGAAACCCTCACAGTGGAGTCCACTAAAAACCAGAGTACCCAACAGGGCACCTTGGTTTCAACTATCTCCCCAGCTATGCAACGGGCCATAGAAGGAGTTCAGTACGTCGCTGATCATCTCAGGGCCGAGGATGCAGATTTTTCA GTGAAAGAGGACTGGAAGTATGTGGCCATGGTCATTGACAGGATATTCCTCTGGATGTTTGTACTGGTGTGCATACTGGGATCTGTGGGACTCTTTCTTCCTCCTTGGCTGGCTGGAATGATCTAG